One window from the genome of Alnus glutinosa chromosome 13, dhAlnGlut1.1, whole genome shotgun sequence encodes:
- the LOC133855033 gene encoding regulator of nonsense transcripts 1 homolog isoform X1, whose translation MDSQPNNLFETVSQPDTANDAYTFLEFNTQGEDFDYPEFRDPIRSWPTPSDSLSDPTDRGPGSDHPSDSSPVSAAPGGATKARAGASGSTSNPNTNSINNNNNNSHSNSNNQVVEALAAGMGGLNFEETGDDDGYEYGKGDFTEHACRYCGVSNPSCVVRCNVPSCRKWFCNSRGNTSGSHIVNHLVRAKHKEVCLHKDSPLGETILECYNCGCRNVFLLGFISAKTESVVVLLCREPCLSVNALKDMNWDLSQWCPLIDDRCFLQWLVKIPSEQEQLRARQISAQQINKVEELWKTNPDASLEDLEKPGVDDEPQPVVLKYEDAYQYQNVFAPLIKLEADYDKMMKESQSKDNVTIRWDVGLNKKRVAYFVFPKEDNELRLVPGDELRLRYSGDAAHPAWQSVGHVIKLTAQEEVALELRASQGVPVDINHGFSVDFVWKSTSFDRMQGAMKTFAVDETSVSGYIYHHLLGHEVEVQMVRNTLPKRFGAPGLPELNASQVFAVKSVLQKPISLIQGPPGTGKTVTSAAIVYHMAKQGQGQVLVCAPSNVAVDQLAEKISATGLKVVRLCAKSREAVSSPVEHLTLHYQVRHLDTSEKSELHKLQLLKDEQGELSSSDEKKYKALKRATEREISQSADVICCTCVGAGDPRLANFRFRQVLIDESTQATEPECLIPLVLGAKQVVLVGDHCQLGPVIMCKKAARAGLAQSLFERLVLLGVKPIRLQVQYRMHPSLSEFPSNSFYEGTLQNGVTVNERQSSGIDFPWPVPNRPMFFYVQMGQEEISASGTSYLNRTEAANVEKIVTTFLRSGVVPSQIGVITPYEGQRAYIVNYMSRNGALRQQLYKEIEVASVDSFQGREKDYIILSCVRSNEHQGIGFLNDPRRLNVALTRARYGIVILGNPKVLSKQPLWNSLLTHYKEHECLVEGPLNNLKQSMVQFQKPKKIYNDRRLFFGGAPGVVANDAFGSAASSGPNADRRSIRGRGTFVSPGPPNGTHKPGVHPAGYPMPRVPLPPFHGSPHSQPYAIPTRGAVHGPVGAVPHVPPPGSRGFGAGRGSAGAPIGSHLPHHQGTQQAIGNIGSTFNFPALENPNSQPSVGGPLSQPGFVNNMPVQGPSQTFRDGFSMAGMSQDFLGDDFKSQGSHVPYNVADFSTQASQSGYGVDYVTQGAQGGFPGNFLNQNSQAGYSRFGSGNDFMSQDYMPHGSQGLFTQVGFNDPSQDDASQSHFGVANSNPLQSQGLMNSLYSQPFAHYNTQPPLNLQAPQQQPPQVQSSSQNQKIHYNG comes from the exons ATGGATTCTCAGCCGAACAACCTGTTCGAAACGGTGTCGCAGCCGGACACGGCTAACGATGCCTACACCTTCCTCGAGTTCAACACCCAGGGCGAGGACTTCGACTACCCGGAGTTCCGCGATCCGATTCGCTCATGGCCCACGCCATCCGACTCATTGTCCGACCCGACCGACCGCGGCCCCGGGTCGGACCACCCTTCTGACTCCTCGCCCGTATCCGCTGCACCGGGCGGCGCCACCAAGGCCCGGGCAGGAGCCTCGGGCAGCACCAGTAATCCTAATACTAACAGCatcaacaataacaacaacaatagtCATAGTAATAGCAATAACCAGGTGGTTGAAGCCCTAGCGGCCGGGATGGGAGGGCTGAACTTCGAGGAGACAGGAGACGATGACGGCTACGAGTACGGGAAAGGGGATTTCACGGAGCACGCGTGCCGGTACTGCGGAGTGTCCAATCCGTCCTGCGTAGTGCGCTGCAACGTCCCGTCGTGCCGCAAGTGGTTCTGCAATTCCAGGGGGAACACGTCCGGCTCGCATATCGTCAATCACCTG GTTCGAGCAAAGCACAAGGAAGTCTGTCTTCATAAAGACAGCCCTTTGGGAGAAACTATCCTTGAATGCTACAATTGTGGATGCCGCAATGTGTTCTTGCTTGGATTTATTTCGGCAAAGACAGAGAGTGTGGTTGTTCTTCTTTGTAGAGAACCTTGCCTAAGTGTTAATGCATTGAAGGACATGAATTGGGACCTGAGTCAGTGGTGTCCCCTGATTGATGATCGGTGCTTTTTGCAATGGCTTGTTAAG ATCCCATCTGAACAGGAGCAGTTGAGGGCACGGCAGATCAGTGCTCAACAGATAAACAAGGTAGAAGAACTTTGGAAGACAAATCCTGATGCTTCTCTTGAAGATCTTGAAAAGCCTGGTGTGGACGATGAACCTCAGCCTGTAGTTTTGAAGTATGAAGATGCATATCAG TATCAAAATGTATTTGCACCACTAATTAAGCTTGAGGCTGACTATGATAAG ATGATGAAAGAATCTCAAAGCAAGGACAATGTCACAATCCGGTGGGATGTTGGTCTTAACAAGAAGCGTGttgcatattttgtttttcCGAAG GAAGACAATGAGTTGCGTCTTGTACCTGGAGATGAGTTACGGTTGCGTTATTCTGGGGATGCAGCACACCCAGCATGGCAGTCTGTGGGGCATGTG ATCAAGCTGACTGCGCAAGAGGAGGTTGCACTTGAACTACGTGCTAGTCAG GGAGTTCCAGTTGATATAAACCATGGTTTCAGTGTTGattttgtatggaaaagtaCAAGCTTTGATCGCATGCAGGGAGCAATGAAAACATTTGCGGTGGATGAGACTAGTGTTAGCGG TTATATTTACCACCACTTGTTGGGCCATGAAGTTGAAGTTCAGATGGTTCGCAATACGTTGCCTAAACGTTTTGGTGCACCTGGTCTTCCGGAGCTCAATGCATCTCAA GTGTTTGCTGTAAAGAGCGTCCTTCAAAAACCTATAAGCTTGATTCAAGGCCCACCTGGCACTGGAAAAACTGTCACTTCCGCAGCGATTGTATATCACATGGCCAAACAAGGCCAGGGGCAA GTTTTGGTTTGTGCCCCTAGTAATGTGGCTGTAGACCAACTAGCTGAAAAGATAAGTGCGACTGGGCTAAAG GTTGTTAGGCTTTGTGCAAAGTCGAGAGAAGCTGTGAGTTCTCCGGTTGAGCATTTAACCCTTCACTATCAG GTTCGACATCTTGACACATCTGAAAAGAGTGAACTTCACAAGTTACAACTACTGAAAGATGAACAAG GAGAACTGTCTAGCAGTGATGAGAAAAAGTATAAAGCACTGAAGCGGGCAACTGAGAGGGAGATTTCTCAGAGTGCTGATGTCATCTGTTGCACATGTGTTGGTGCTGGAGATCCTCGATTGGCAAATTTTAGGTTCCGCCAG GTACTTATTGATGAGTCTACTCAGGCAACAGAACCTGAATGCCTTATTCCTTTGGTTCTTGGGGCAAAGCAG GTTGTTCTTGTTGGTGACCATTGCCAGCTTGGTCCAGTCATTATGTGCAAGAAAGCAGCTCGTGCTGGCTTAGCCCAGTCTCTTTTTGAACGTCTTGTTCTACTTGGTGTGAAACCGATTAGATTGCAG GTTCAATACCGTATGCACCCATCTCTTTCAGAATTCCCATCTAACAGCTTCTATGAAGGCACACTACAGAATGGGGTTACTGTCAATGAAAGGCAATCATCGGGCATCGACTTTCCTTGGCCTGTGCCCAATCGTCCCATGTTCTTTTATGTTCAG atGGGACAAGAGGAGATAAGCGCCAGTGGAACATCTTATTTAAATAGGACTGAGGCTGCTAACGTTGAAAAGATTGTAACCACTTTCTTAAGGAGTGGTGTAGTCCCTAGTCAG ATTGGGGTGATAACACCATATGAAGGGCAACGAGCATATATTGTGAACTATATGTCAAGAAATGGTGCTCTCAGGCAGCAACTGTACAAGGAGATTGAG GTTGCGAGTGTAGATTCATTTCAGGGAAGGGAAAAAGACTACATCATTCTATCATGTGTGAGGAGTAATGAACATCAG GGAATTGGATTCCTTAATGATCCTCGTAGACTCAATGTTGCTTTAACGCGTGCTCGATATGGTATTGTCATTCTGGGGAATCCTAAAGTCCTGAGCAAACAGCCACTGTGGAATAGCTTATTGACACACTACAAG GAGCATGAATGCTTGGTTGAAGGGCCTCTGAATAACTTGAAGCAGAGTATGGTTCAATTTCAGAAGCCCAAAAAG ATCTACAATGATAGGAGACTTTTCTTTGGCGGTGCACCTGGAGTTGTGGCCAACGATGCTTTTGGTTCTGCTGCCTCATCTGGCCCAAATGCTGATAGAAGAAGCATTCGTGGTAGGG GTACTTTTGTATCTCCTGGCCCTCCTAATGGTACCCATAAGCCTGGGGTGCATCCTGCTGGGTATCCAATGCCTCGGGTTCCCCTTCCACCATTTCATGGCAGTCCCCATTCTCAGCCATATGCTATTCCAACTCGTGGAGCTGTACATGGACCAGTTGGAGCTGTTCCTCACGTCCCTCCACCAGGAAGTCGCGGATTCGGGGCTGGGCGTGGCAGTGCTGGTGCTCCTATTGGCAGTCATCTTCCACACCACCAAGGCACCCAGCAAGCTATTGGAAATATTGGCTCTACTTTCAACTTTCCTGCTCTGGAGAATCCAAACAGCCAGCCATCTGTGGGTGGTCCATTGTCTCAACCTGGGTTTGTTAATAAT ATGCCAGTTCAAGGACCAAGCCAAACATTTCGTGATGGATTTTCAATGGCAGGAATGTCTCAG GACTTCTTGGGTGATGACTTCAAAAGCCAGGGATCACATGTTCCTTATAATGTTGCTGACTTCTCCACTCAG GCTTCTCAAAGTGGATATGGGGTTGATTATGTAACCCAAGGAGCACAAGGTGGGTTTCCAGGGAACTTTCTAAACCAGAATTCTCAAGCTGGATACTCTCGCTTTGGTTCGGGGAATGATTTCATGTCTCAG GACTATATGCCTCATGGATCACAAGGTCTATTTACTCAGGTTGGCTTCAATGACCCTTCACAAGATGATGCATCGCAGAGCCACTTTGGTGTGGCAAATTCCAACCCTCTTCAGTCTCAG GGCCTGATGAATTCTCTCTACTCTCAGCCCTTTGCCCACTACAACACACAGCCTCCACTGAACTTGCAGGCTCCACAGCAGCAGCCTCCACAGGTTCAGAGCTCCTCTCAAAACCAGAAAATCCATTATAATGGTTGA